A single Cnuibacter physcomitrellae DNA region contains:
- a CDS encoding ABC transporter permease, translating into MSRYLASVWLMLTLDLRQRVRSTAWYVILGVYAAVLLVFSVGAAATVANWAGGGVLYSVVVYFVLLLATLVSPALSGTAINGEREAGTLATIQVTSITTGQIVLGKFLAAWATSLVFLAVSVPFLALGLAFGEISALTVLSSTLILAAELGVLSAIGVGLSGLIRKPLFSVVVSYLVIAGLSIGTLLVFGIAGTLTQTPVKVTTIQSQWTTDPESGESTALCDAPEVRYETTPRYDLYWGFLAANPYVVVADASARDFDQYGTPRDVFGFIASGVRLAQQTPEAEKTYDYCRSDSDGTPGITAEESLRTGAPSWFLGLAIQAALGAGALLGAWRATRAPSGRLGRESRIA; encoded by the coding sequence GTGAGCCGCTACCTCGCGAGCGTCTGGCTGATGCTCACCCTCGACCTCCGGCAGCGGGTGCGGAGCACCGCCTGGTACGTCATCCTCGGCGTCTACGCCGCGGTCCTGCTCGTCTTCTCCGTGGGCGCCGCGGCCACGGTGGCGAACTGGGCGGGCGGCGGCGTCCTCTACTCGGTCGTCGTGTACTTCGTGCTCCTGCTGGCGACGCTCGTCTCCCCCGCGCTCAGCGGCACCGCCATCAACGGCGAGCGCGAGGCCGGCACCCTCGCCACGATCCAGGTCACGTCGATCACCACCGGCCAGATCGTGCTGGGCAAGTTCCTGGCCGCGTGGGCGACCTCGCTGGTGTTCCTCGCGGTCTCGGTCCCGTTCCTCGCCCTCGGGCTCGCGTTCGGCGAGATCTCCGCGCTCACGGTGCTCTCCTCCACGCTCATCCTCGCGGCCGAGCTCGGCGTCCTGTCCGCGATCGGAGTCGGGCTCTCCGGGCTCATCCGCAAGCCGCTGTTCTCCGTGGTGGTGTCCTACCTCGTGATCGCGGGTCTCTCGATCGGCACGCTGCTGGTGTTCGGCATCGCCGGGACGCTCACGCAGACGCCGGTGAAGGTCACCACGATCCAGTCGCAGTGGACGACGGACCCCGAGTCCGGCGAGTCGACGGCGCTCTGCGACGCCCCCGAGGTGCGGTACGAGACCACCCCGCGCTACGACCTGTACTGGGGCTTCCTGGCGGCGAACCCCTACGTCGTCGTGGCGGATGCGTCGGCCCGCGACTTCGACCAGTACGGGACGCCACGGGACGTGTTCGGCTTCATCGCCTCCGGGGTGCGTCTGGCTCAGCAGACACCCGAGGCCGAGAAGACCTACGACTACTGCCGGAGCGACAGCGACGGCACGCCGGGCATCACCGCCGAGGAGTCGCTGCGGACCGGGGCGCCGAGCTGGTTCCTCGGTCTGGCCATCCAGGCGGCGCTGGGAGCGGGAGCGCTCCTCGGCGCCTGGCGAGCCACCCGGGCGCCGTCCGGCCGCCTGGGGCGGGAGTCGCGGATCGCGTAG
- a CDS encoding MFS transporter translates to MAATVVEQKPSLLRQPLAVWAVAFACVIAFMGIGLVDPILPAIAEGLDATQTQTSLLFTSYLVITGVAMLFTSWLSTRIGARRTLLFGLAMIVVFALAAGLSQNVESVIGFRAGWGLGNALFISTALATIVGAASGGPGSAIILYEAALGLGIAIGPLLGGLLGSVSWRGPFFGTAVLMAVAFIAIATLLKKDAETPPTPTPLSAPFRALRRPALATFAITALFYNIGFFILLAYTPYVLPLNEMGLGFTFFGWGVALAITSVWVAPWLTRRIPKTHVLWGALLLLAADLVAAGLSTGHTGALITCVVIGGLMLGVMNTVLTESVMEATDLPRQVASSSYSAVRFIGGAVAPPLASAIGGVMGASVPFYVAAGSVVVAALIVLLFRRYIRHVDHHEAPDRVAEAEAITQGEDL, encoded by the coding sequence ATGGCGGCGACGGTGGTCGAGCAGAAGCCGTCGCTGCTGCGCCAGCCCCTCGCCGTCTGGGCGGTGGCGTTCGCCTGCGTGATCGCCTTCATGGGCATCGGGCTCGTCGACCCCATCCTCCCGGCGATCGCCGAGGGGCTGGATGCCACGCAGACCCAGACCTCGCTCCTGTTCACGAGCTACCTCGTGATCACGGGCGTCGCGATGCTCTTCACGAGCTGGCTCTCCACGCGGATCGGCGCCCGCCGCACCCTGCTCTTCGGCCTGGCGATGATCGTCGTCTTCGCGCTCGCCGCGGGGCTCAGCCAGAACGTGGAGTCGGTCATCGGCTTCCGGGCGGGCTGGGGCCTCGGCAACGCGCTGTTCATCTCCACCGCGCTCGCCACGATCGTCGGGGCGGCCAGCGGTGGTCCCGGATCGGCCATCATCCTCTACGAGGCCGCGCTCGGCCTGGGCATCGCGATCGGCCCGCTCCTCGGCGGGCTACTCGGCTCGGTCAGCTGGCGCGGTCCGTTCTTCGGCACCGCCGTGCTGATGGCCGTGGCGTTCATCGCGATCGCGACGCTCCTGAAGAAGGATGCGGAGACCCCGCCGACGCCCACGCCGCTCTCGGCTCCGTTCCGGGCGCTCCGACGCCCGGCGCTGGCCACCTTCGCGATCACCGCGCTGTTCTACAACATCGGGTTCTTCATCCTGCTCGCGTACACGCCCTACGTCCTCCCGCTGAACGAGATGGGGCTCGGCTTCACCTTCTTCGGATGGGGTGTGGCGCTGGCCATCACCTCGGTCTGGGTGGCGCCGTGGCTGACGCGCCGCATCCCGAAGACCCACGTGCTGTGGGGCGCTCTCCTCCTGCTGGCGGCCGACCTCGTCGCCGCCGGGCTCTCGACCGGCCACACCGGCGCGCTCATCACCTGCGTCGTCATCGGCGGCCTGATGCTGGGCGTGATGAACACCGTGCTCACGGAGTCGGTCATGGAGGCGACCGATCTGCCGCGGCAGGTGGCCTCGTCGTCGTACTCGGCGGTGCGGTTCATCGGCGGCGCCGTCGCTCCGCCCCTCGCCTCGGCCATCGGCGGGGTCATGGGGGCGTCCGTGCCCTTCTACGTCGCGGCGGGCTCGGTCGTCGTGGCGGCGCTCATCGTGCTGCTGTTCCGACGGTACATCCGCCACGTCGACCACCACGAGGCGCCCGACCGGGTCGCGGAGGCCGAGGCGATCACCCAGGGGGAGGACCTCTAG
- the hisS gene encoding histidine--tRNA ligase: MASPVVPPRGMRDFLPHEKAKRERALGVIRRVYAAHGFDEIETPVVEDYDRLHSGLGGDNEKLAFNLLRRGLTRADLEAAAASDDPDSLADLGLRFDLTVPLARFYASHRAELPQVFRSVQVAPVWRAERPQKGRYRQFVQCDIDIIGEAGLLAEVELIAATLATLDALGLTGCSVRINDRRILNAMLAVFGFGEDEVAPVLITLDKLDKIGAAGVVAELRDRGVSAPAADAVEAHFAAGIGGHVPLDAEAMLAVLPSGVDRVAVDDLAAIGAALAAAGVAGSLTFDPFLVRGMGYYTGTIFEIEHPEFSFSLGGGGRYDGMIGRFVGEQVPACGFSIGFERIIDLIADEAGEEHTAVVLVHGKDVAPERLLSLKTALVSDGAARVRLERRTKNLGNLLDRAAAAGFTHFAQVSETTSSVADLELRTLA, from the coding sequence ATGGCTTCCCCCGTCGTCCCTCCCCGCGGCATGCGCGACTTCCTCCCGCACGAGAAGGCCAAGCGCGAGCGTGCGCTGGGCGTCATCCGCCGGGTGTACGCCGCCCACGGCTTCGACGAGATCGAGACGCCCGTCGTGGAGGACTACGACCGCCTCCACTCCGGCCTCGGCGGCGACAACGAGAAGCTGGCCTTCAACCTCCTCCGGCGCGGCCTCACCCGCGCCGACCTCGAGGCTGCCGCCGCCTCCGACGACCCGGACTCGCTCGCCGACCTCGGCCTGCGCTTCGACCTCACCGTCCCCCTGGCCCGGTTCTACGCCTCCCACCGCGCCGAGCTCCCGCAGGTGTTCCGGTCCGTCCAGGTCGCGCCCGTCTGGCGGGCCGAACGCCCGCAGAAGGGGCGCTACCGGCAGTTCGTGCAGTGCGACATCGACATCATCGGCGAGGCGGGCCTCCTCGCGGAGGTCGAGCTCATCGCCGCCACCCTCGCCACGCTCGACGCGCTGGGGCTCACCGGCTGCAGCGTCCGCATCAACGACCGCCGCATCCTGAACGCCATGCTCGCCGTCTTCGGCTTCGGGGAGGACGAGGTGGCTCCCGTCCTCATCACCCTCGACAAGCTCGACAAGATCGGCGCCGCCGGAGTGGTCGCCGAGCTCCGTGACCGGGGGGTCTCGGCCCCCGCAGCCGACGCGGTGGAGGCGCACTTCGCCGCCGGCATCGGCGGGCACGTGCCGCTCGACGCGGAGGCCATGCTCGCCGTGCTCCCCTCCGGCGTCGACCGGGTCGCGGTCGACGACCTCGCCGCCATCGGCGCCGCGCTCGCGGCGGCCGGGGTCGCCGGGTCGCTGACGTTCGACCCGTTCCTCGTGCGCGGCATGGGGTACTACACGGGCACCATCTTCGAGATCGAGCACCCCGAGTTCTCGTTCTCCCTCGGGGGCGGAGGCCGGTACGACGGCATGATCGGACGCTTCGTGGGGGAGCAGGTCCCCGCGTGCGGCTTCTCGATCGGCTTCGAGCGCATCATCGACCTCATCGCGGACGAGGCGGGGGAGGAGCACACCGCGGTGGTGCTCGTCCACGGGAAGGACGTCGCCCCCGAGCGGCTGCTCTCGCTCAAGACGGCGCTGGTCTCGGACGGAGCCGCTCGCGTCAGGCTCGAGCGGCGGACCAAGAACCTCGGCAACCTGCTCGACCGCGCGGCAGCGGCAGGCTTCACGCACTTCGCCCAGGTCTCGGAGACGACCTCGTCCGTCGCGGATCTCGAGCTGAGGACACTTGCATAG
- a CDS encoding MazG family protein produces MTEDATTDGPTRLDELVEVVHVLRAPGGCPWDADQTHESLVRYLVEETHELIEAIETGDRDAMLEELGDVLYQVLFHADIAAATPGEGFDVQDVAAHMTAKMVGRHPHVFGDAHAETASDVEAVWDDLKAREKPARTSVLDGIPMGMPSLALADKLLGRAEKVGVTAAGPAVESPDDEEGLGALLLQLAASARERGLDPERALRGALRGLRDDIVTAEASTAGA; encoded by the coding sequence GTGACCGAGGATGCGACGACGGACGGACCGACCCGACTCGACGAGCTCGTCGAGGTGGTGCACGTGCTGCGCGCACCGGGGGGATGCCCGTGGGACGCCGATCAGACCCACGAGTCGCTCGTGCGGTACCTGGTCGAGGAGACGCACGAGCTCATCGAGGCGATCGAGACCGGCGATCGCGACGCGATGCTGGAGGAGCTCGGCGACGTGCTCTACCAGGTGCTGTTCCACGCCGACATCGCGGCGGCGACTCCGGGAGAGGGGTTCGACGTCCAGGACGTCGCCGCCCACATGACCGCCAAGATGGTCGGCAGGCATCCGCACGTCTTCGGCGACGCCCACGCCGAGACGGCGAGCGACGTGGAGGCCGTGTGGGACGACCTCAAGGCGCGCGAGAAGCCCGCCCGGACGAGCGTGCTGGACGGCATCCCGATGGGCATGCCGTCGCTGGCGCTCGCCGACAAGCTGCTGGGGCGGGCTGAGAAGGTGGGCGTGACGGCGGCGGGACCCGCTGTGGAGTCGCCCGACGACGAGGAGGGCCTCGGCGCGCTGCTGCTGCAGCTCGCCGCGTCGGCGCGGGAGCGCGGCCTCGACCCGGAGCGCGCCCTGCGCGGCGCGCTGCGAGGTCTCCGCGACGACATCGTGACGGCGGAGGCGTCGACGGCCGGAGCCTGA
- a CDS encoding ABC transporter ATP-binding protein: MSIVVSGLARSFGDVQAVRQVSFEAAPGRVTALIGPNGSGKTTLMLMLATLLRPDAGWMRVAGVDPIADPRAARPLIGWMPDALGSWNNLTVRAVLEVSARMYGRSRLDAVERAAVVLSAVGLDELAGRPTRVLSRGQKQKLSLARALINDPAVLLLDEPASGLDPGARIELRELVLELASLGRTVLISSHVLAELDEMADDAVYLDRGVTASAERVQAARTSAREWRIRVLEAPGAPDLAGSLAALGVHPQRVRRDDRDWLVLVDSEADAATLLADLVQTGVRMTSFAPAVGDLEHTLLDIRERGIA, translated from the coding sequence ATGAGCATCGTCGTCTCCGGCCTCGCGCGATCGTTCGGCGACGTGCAGGCCGTCCGCCAGGTCTCGTTCGAGGCCGCGCCCGGTCGCGTCACCGCCCTCATCGGGCCGAACGGGTCGGGCAAGACCACCCTCATGCTGATGCTCGCCACGCTGCTGCGCCCCGACGCGGGCTGGATGCGGGTGGCCGGCGTCGATCCGATCGCGGATCCCCGCGCCGCGCGGCCGCTGATCGGCTGGATGCCCGACGCCCTCGGCTCCTGGAACAACCTCACCGTCCGTGCGGTGCTGGAGGTCTCGGCGCGCATGTACGGCCGCTCCCGCCTCGACGCGGTCGAGCGAGCCGCCGTCGTCCTCTCCGCCGTGGGGCTCGACGAGCTCGCCGGGCGACCCACCCGCGTGCTCTCGCGGGGGCAGAAGCAGAAGCTCAGCCTGGCCAGGGCCCTCATCAACGACCCGGCGGTGCTCCTCCTCGACGAGCCGGCGTCGGGCCTGGATCCCGGCGCCCGCATCGAGCTGCGGGAGCTGGTGCTGGAGCTGGCGTCCCTCGGGCGGACCGTCCTGATCTCGAGCCACGTCCTGGCCGAGCTCGACGAGATGGCCGACGACGCCGTGTACCTCGACCGCGGCGTCACGGCGAGCGCCGAGCGTGTGCAGGCGGCACGGACCAGCGCACGCGAGTGGCGCATCCGGGTCCTCGAGGCGCCGGGCGCCCCCGACCTCGCGGGGTCGCTCGCCGCGCTCGGCGTCCATCCGCAGCGGGTCCGCCGTGACGACCGCGATTGGCTGGTCCTCGTCGACTCCGAGGCCGACGCCGCGACGCTGCTCGCCGATCTGGTGCAGACGGGGGTGCGGATGACGTCGTTCGCGCCCGCCGTGGGCGATCTCGAGCACACGCTCCTCGACATCCGTGAGCGGGGCATCGCGTGA
- a CDS encoding MarR family winged helix-turn-helix transcriptional regulator: MTNELTHSHKEPELESLLSDLVSVTQRLTRLAAQASGDTTSPAVWRTLSVLDHFGPMRLGQLAKQNRVSQPTMTKIVANLNESEWIRRIADVDDARAWQIALAPKGVAALADWRRKVGSVLAPLFSELGPVDVETLSRAIDLIHECTDAREESLVRAA, from the coding sequence GTGACTAACGAACTAACACACTCCCACAAGGAACCAGAACTCGAGTCACTGCTCTCAGACCTCGTCTCCGTCACGCAGCGCCTCACCCGTCTCGCCGCCCAGGCCTCCGGCGACACCACGTCGCCCGCCGTCTGGCGCACGCTCAGCGTGCTCGACCACTTCGGGCCCATGCGGCTCGGCCAGCTGGCCAAGCAGAACCGCGTCAGCCAGCCCACCATGACCAAGATCGTCGCCAACCTCAACGAGTCGGAGTGGATCCGCCGGATCGCCGACGTGGACGACGCCCGCGCCTGGCAGATCGCCCTCGCGCCCAAGGGGGTCGCCGCGCTCGCCGACTGGCGTCGCAAGGTCGGATCCGTGCTCGCCCCGCTGTTCTCCGAGCTCGGGCCCGTCGACGTCGAGACCCTCTCGCGGGCGATCGACCTCATTCACGAGTGCACGGACGCCCGCGAGGAGTCCCTCGTGAGGGCCGCCTGA
- a CDS encoding MDR family MFS transporter: MSRRQVLEALSGLLLGMFVAMLASTVVSSSLPKILSDLGGDQAGYTWVVTSTLLATTVSTPIWGKLADLTNRKLLIQLALVIFVVGSGLAGLAQNTEMLITFRVLQGLGAGGLTALVQVVMADIIPPRERGRYMGLLGAVMAVATVGGPLLGGVITDSAGWRWNFYIAVPFAVVAIILLQKTLHIPTRRRKVTIDYLGAVLIAAGVSTLLIWVTLAGNQFEWGSATSILMIVGAVVLLGLAVLVELRAKEPIIPMTLFKNRTFSLAVIASISVGVAMFGTSVFLGQYMQLARGKTPTESGLLTIPMIAGVLISSVVIGQVISRTGKWKRYMVTGSILLTIGLALMGTIRYDTSFLLVFVFMFVMGAGVGMVMQNLVLIVQNAVDPRQIGTASASVAFFRSLGGTIGVSVMGAVLGSRIKDLVVDGLRGLGVDPSQAGGLGSGTIPDLSTLPGPFRTVIESAYGEGVGDVFLLAAPLAVISIIAIALLPNLPLSRQTSQQKLQEQERDTIVAVSAAEVAGDTHGIDLVEQDEEAVDAPSGPTANGSDAGGSRRRR; this comes from the coding sequence ATGAGCCGCCGACAGGTGCTCGAAGCCCTGTCCGGGCTGCTGCTGGGCATGTTCGTCGCGATGCTCGCCTCGACCGTGGTGTCGAGCTCGCTGCCCAAGATCCTCTCCGACCTGGGCGGCGACCAGGCCGGCTACACCTGGGTCGTCACCTCGACCCTGCTCGCCACCACGGTCTCGACGCCCATCTGGGGCAAGCTCGCCGACCTCACGAACCGCAAGCTCCTCATCCAGCTCGCCCTCGTGATCTTCGTCGTGGGCTCCGGTCTCGCCGGCCTCGCCCAGAACACCGAGATGCTCATCACGTTCCGCGTGCTGCAGGGCCTCGGCGCGGGCGGTCTCACCGCCCTGGTCCAGGTCGTCATGGCCGACATCATCCCGCCGCGCGAGCGCGGACGGTACATGGGCCTGCTCGGCGCGGTCATGGCGGTCGCCACGGTCGGCGGCCCGCTGCTCGGCGGCGTGATCACCGACTCGGCCGGATGGCGCTGGAACTTCTACATCGCGGTCCCGTTCGCCGTGGTCGCGATCATCCTGCTGCAGAAGACGCTGCACATCCCCACCCGCCGCAGGAAGGTGACCATCGACTACCTCGGCGCCGTGCTCATCGCGGCCGGGGTCTCGACGCTCCTGATCTGGGTGACCCTCGCGGGCAACCAGTTCGAGTGGGGCTCGGCCACGAGCATCCTCATGATCGTGGGCGCCGTCGTGCTGCTCGGCCTCGCGGTGCTCGTCGAGCTCCGCGCCAAGGAGCCGATCATCCCGATGACGCTGTTCAAGAACCGCACGTTCTCACTCGCGGTGATCGCGTCGATCTCGGTCGGTGTGGCCATGTTCGGCACCAGCGTCTTCCTCGGTCAGTACATGCAGCTCGCCCGCGGCAAGACGCCCACCGAGTCGGGGCTGCTCACCATCCCGATGATCGCCGGCGTGCTCATCTCGAGCGTCGTGATCGGGCAGGTGATCAGCCGCACCGGGAAGTGGAAGCGGTACATGGTGACGGGCTCCATCCTCCTCACGATCGGCCTCGCGCTGATGGGGACGATCCGCTACGACACGAGCTTCCTGCTCGTCTTCGTGTTCATGTTCGTGATGGGCGCCGGCGTCGGCATGGTGATGCAGAACCTCGTGCTCATCGTCCAGAACGCCGTCGACCCGCGCCAGATCGGGACGGCGAGCGCCTCGGTCGCGTTCTTCCGCAGCCTCGGCGGCACCATCGGCGTGAGCGTCATGGGCGCCGTGCTCGGGAGCCGGATCAAGGACCTCGTGGTGGACGGACTCCGGGGCCTCGGAGTCGACCCCTCCCAGGCGGGCGGCCTCGGCAGCGGGACCATCCCCGACCTCAGCACCCTTCCCGGCCCCTTCCGCACCGTGATCGAGTCCGCCTACGGCGAGGGCGTGGGCGACGTCTTCCTCCTCGCGGCACCGCTGGCCGTCATCTCGATCATCGCCATCGCGCTCCTGCCGAACCTGCCGCTCAGCCGTCAGACCTCGCAGCAGAAGCTGCAGGAGCAGGAGCGGGACACGATCGTCGCGGTGTCGGCCGCCGAGGTCGCGGGGGACACGCACGGGATCGACCTCGTCGAGCAGGATGAGGAGGCCGTCGACGCCCCGTCCGGGCCGACCGCGAACGGCTCGGATGCCGGAGGTTCGCGGCGACGCCGATGA
- the nhaA gene encoding Na+/H+ antiporter NhaA, with product MSVIRSERNAAVLLLLAAVLGLLLANTSAGPFLLDAKAAHLDLPALGIELSIGHWISDGLLAVFFLIVAIELKYELTEGSLDSFSKAVVPGIAAVGGIAVPALVFLGVVGTTGGFDDGLANGWPVPTATDIAFALGVLATFGRSLPSGVRVFLLALAVLDDLVAILIIALFFTSTIDLAALVGAVVGVIAFALLGVLLKRGRMRGPLILLMIAVGLLVWWAVLQSGVHATIAGVALGLVLPRRQGARTAHVLEPFSNGLVLPLFAFSAALVAIPQVSVGELSPAFWGILVALPVGKLLGISAAGWLGQRIVIRPSRGADVEDRLPLHDLLTVGLLGGIGFTVSLLMNELAFRDSPEVVDEGTLAVLLGSGISIVAAALVLAARSARSRRRAAAA from the coding sequence ATGAGCGTCATCCGTTCCGAGCGCAACGCCGCCGTCCTCCTGCTCCTCGCCGCCGTGCTCGGCCTGCTCCTCGCCAACACCTCCGCAGGGCCGTTCCTCCTCGACGCGAAGGCGGCGCACCTCGACCTGCCCGCCCTCGGCATCGAGCTGTCGATCGGGCACTGGATCAGCGACGGCCTCCTCGCCGTGTTCTTCCTCATCGTCGCGATCGAGCTGAAGTACGAGCTGACCGAGGGGTCGCTCGACTCGTTCTCCAAGGCCGTCGTGCCCGGCATCGCCGCGGTCGGCGGGATCGCCGTGCCCGCGTTGGTCTTCCTCGGCGTCGTGGGCACGACGGGCGGCTTCGACGACGGCCTCGCGAACGGCTGGCCGGTGCCGACGGCGACCGACATCGCCTTCGCCCTCGGCGTGCTGGCCACGTTCGGCCGCAGCCTCCCCTCCGGGGTCCGGGTGTTCCTCCTGGCCCTGGCCGTCCTCGACGACCTCGTCGCGATCCTCATCATCGCCCTCTTCTTCACCTCGACCATCGACCTCGCGGCCCTCGTCGGCGCGGTCGTCGGCGTGATCGCGTTCGCGCTGCTCGGCGTGCTCCTGAAGCGCGGCCGGATGCGCGGACCGCTGATCCTCCTGATGATCGCCGTCGGCCTGCTGGTCTGGTGGGCCGTCCTCCAGTCCGGCGTGCACGCCACCATCGCCGGTGTCGCGCTCGGCCTCGTCCTGCCGCGACGACAGGGGGCACGCACAGCGCACGTGCTCGAACCGTTCTCCAACGGGCTCGTCCTGCCGCTGTTCGCGTTCTCGGCGGCGCTGGTCGCGATCCCCCAGGTGAGCGTCGGCGAACTGAGCCCGGCGTTCTGGGGCATCCTCGTCGCCCTGCCCGTCGGCAAGCTCCTCGGCATCTCCGCGGCCGGCTGGCTCGGTCAGCGCATCGTGATCCGACCGTCGCGAGGGGCTGACGTCGAGGACCGGCTCCCCCTGCACGATCTGCTCACCGTGGGGCTCCTCGGCGGCATCGGCTTCACCGTGTCGCTGCTCATGAACGAGCTGGCCTTCCGCGACAGCCCGGAGGTGGTCGACGAGGGCACCCTCGCCGTGCTGCTCGGCTCGGGCATCTCGATCGTCGCCGCCGCCCTCGTGCTCGCGGCGCGCTCCGCCCGGAGCCGACGGCGGGCCGCCGCGGCCTAG